The following are encoded in a window of Solidesulfovibrio magneticus RS-1 genomic DNA:
- a CDS encoding NHLP leader peptide family RiPP precursor has protein sequence MKTVNWEAIIDKAGADAAFKQRLLAEPAKALGEEGIAVPDGVTVKVVESTDKEVWLVLPHKHSSIKFLSPYVAVCEDPEAPAGDSKSCQNPAAGCAI, from the coding sequence ATGAAAACCGTAAACTGGGAAGCCATTATCGACAAAGCCGGAGCCGATGCCGCCTTCAAGCAGCGTTTGCTCGCCGAGCCCGCCAAGGCCCTTGGCGAGGAAGGCATCGCCGTGCCCGACGGCGTCACCGTCAAGGTGGTGGAGTCCACGGACAAGGAAGTGTGGCTGGTGCTGCCCCACAAACACAGCAGCATCAAATTCTTAAGCCCCTACGTGGCCGTGTGCGAGGACCCGGAAGCCCCGGCCGGCGACTCCAAGAGCTGTCAGAACCCGGCTGCCGGCTGCGCCATCTAA
- a CDS encoding DMT family transporter: MARTILLGALAALFFSATFILNRAMSLEGGHWLWSASLRYAFMLPILLLWTLASGGPRAVTEALRLFGRNPLFWTLAGSVGFGVFYAGVTLAAAYSPGWVTATTWQATILATPLVLAALGRRVPKKGLAFTGAIFAGIVLVNVEQAGPLADVGNLWGVAAVLTAALAYPLGNQLVWEARHGGKGRIPRIDQPSLDAGRTPTLLLTIGSIPFWLVLMAVIQPPPPSPGQVIQTGLVALSAGVIATTLFLRARSRAKNAYELAAVDATQALEVVFCLAGETLILAAPLPGPLGAAGIALAVGGLVLYVCRQV, translated from the coding sequence ATGGCACGCACCATCCTTCTTGGCGCGCTGGCGGCGCTGTTTTTCAGCGCGACCTTCATCCTCAACCGGGCCATGAGCCTGGAAGGCGGCCATTGGCTGTGGTCGGCCAGCCTGCGCTACGCCTTCATGCTGCCCATCCTCCTGCTGTGGACCCTGGCATCCGGCGGCCCAAGGGCCGTGACCGAGGCCCTACGCCTTTTCGGGCGCAATCCGCTGTTCTGGACCCTGGCCGGCTCGGTGGGCTTTGGCGTGTTCTACGCCGGCGTCACTCTGGCCGCGGCCTATTCCCCTGGCTGGGTCACGGCCACCACCTGGCAGGCCACCATCCTGGCCACGCCGCTGGTCTTGGCCGCCCTCGGCCGACGGGTGCCCAAGAAAGGCCTGGCCTTCACCGGGGCCATCTTCGCCGGCATCGTCCTGGTCAACGTCGAGCAGGCCGGCCCCCTGGCCGATGTCGGGAATTTATGGGGCGTGGCCGCCGTCCTGACCGCCGCCCTGGCCTATCCCCTGGGCAACCAGCTCGTCTGGGAGGCCCGCCACGGCGGCAAGGGCCGCATCCCGCGCATCGACCAGCCAAGCCTGGACGCGGGGCGCACGCCCACGCTGCTTCTCACCATCGGCTCCATCCCCTTCTGGCTCGTGCTCATGGCGGTCATCCAGCCGCCGCCGCCAAGCCCGGGGCAGGTGATCCAGACCGGGCTGGTGGCCCTGTCCGCCGGGGTCATCGCCACGACGCTTTTTCTGCGCGCCCGCAGCCGGGCCAAAAACGCCTACGAACTGGCCGCCGTGGACGCCACCCAGGCCCTTGAGGTGGTCTTTTGTCTGGCCGGCGAGACGCTGATCCTGGCCGCGCCCCTGCCCGGCCCCCTGGGCGCGGCCGGCATCGCCCTGGCCGTGGGGGGGCTTGTGCTCTACGTCTGCCGCCAAGTCTGA
- a CDS encoding HD domain-containing protein — translation MIRRDDALALIKAQNPNPGLLAHGRQTEAVMGALAQRLGQDPELWGLTGLLHDLDYPATAETPERHGLALRELLPPDALPEEALAAIAAHNDEHTGQAPATPFDYALRCAESVTGIISAAALVRPDKMTGLAAKSIKKKMKDKAFAAGVRRANILECDKAGLPLDEFLTLAIAAIAGVAAETGLA, via the coding sequence ATGATCCGCCGCGACGACGCCCTGGCCCTGATCAAGGCCCAAAACCCCAACCCCGGCCTTTTGGCCCACGGCCGGCAGACCGAGGCCGTCATGGGCGCCCTGGCCCAGCGCCTGGGCCAGGACCCGGAATTGTGGGGCCTAACCGGCCTGCTCCACGACCTGGACTACCCGGCCACGGCCGAAACGCCCGAGCGCCACGGCCTGGCCCTGCGCGAGCTTTTGCCGCCGGACGCCCTGCCCGAGGAGGCCCTGGCCGCCATCGCCGCCCACAACGACGAACACACCGGCCAAGCCCCGGCCACGCCCTTTGACTACGCCCTTCGCTGCGCCGAGTCGGTCACCGGCATCATCAGCGCCGCCGCCCTGGTGCGGCCCGACAAGATGACCGGCCTGGCCGCCAAGAGCATCAAAAAGAAAATGAAGGACAAGGCCTTTGCCGCGGGCGTCCGGCGGGCCAACATCCTCGAATGCGACAAGGCCGGGCTGCCCCTGGACGAATTTTTGACCCTGGCCATCGCCGCCATCGCCGGCGTGGCCGCCGAAACCGGTCTGGCCTAG
- a CDS encoding sensor histidine kinase codes for MTDAPKATILTMDDAEILREAMAAYLENHGYRVLQAADGREGLEIFEAARPDLVLIDLRMPVLGGMEVLARLREMAPDTPTIVVSGTGLLQDALEAIRLGAWDFITKPMADMAVLLHAVDKALDRARLLDENRRHREHLESEIARRTLALERSLEEKKVLLAEIHHRVKNNLQIILGLVAIQAEEADSDAERERFSRLETRVRSMALIHQQLYKHGDLSTIDMAEYAQALISSLAAIFRHAMAGVEVICDCQPFQLGLGKAVPCGLLLNELVSNACKHAFTPGQAGRLTIRMALEDGQAAIEVADDGRGPGPDFSLETAQTMGMTLVRELTRQLEGTIRRLPGPGLHLAVTFPVDQASAKPAA; via the coding sequence ATGACCGACGCTCCCAAGGCCACCATCCTGACCATGGACGACGCCGAGATCCTGCGCGAAGCCATGGCCGCCTACCTGGAAAACCACGGCTACCGGGTGCTCCAGGCCGCCGACGGCCGGGAGGGGCTGGAGATCTTCGAGGCGGCCCGGCCCGATCTGGTGCTCATTGACCTGCGAATGCCGGTTCTTGGCGGCATGGAGGTGCTGGCCCGGCTGCGCGAGATGGCCCCGGACACGCCCACCATCGTGGTTTCGGGCACGGGCCTGTTGCAGGACGCCCTGGAGGCCATCCGCCTGGGGGCCTGGGATTTTATCACCAAGCCCATGGCCGACATGGCCGTGCTGCTCCACGCCGTGGACAAGGCCCTGGACCGGGCTCGGCTGCTGGACGAAAACCGTCGCCACCGGGAGCACCTCGAAAGCGAAATCGCCCGGCGCACCCTGGCCCTGGAACGCTCCCTGGAAGAAAAGAAAGTGCTCCTGGCCGAGATCCACCACCGGGTCAAAAACAACCTGCAAATCATCCTGGGGCTGGTCGCCATCCAGGCCGAGGAAGCCGACAGCGACGCCGAACGCGAACGTTTTTCCCGCCTGGAAACCCGGGTGCGCTCCATGGCCCTTATTCACCAGCAGCTTTACAAGCACGGCGACCTGTCCACCATTGACATGGCCGAATACGCCCAGGCCCTGATCAGCTCCCTGGCGGCCATCTTCCGTCACGCCATGGCCGGGGTGGAGGTGATCTGCGACTGCCAGCCCTTCCAGCTTGGCCTGGGCAAGGCCGTGCCCTGCGGGCTTTTGCTCAATGAACTCGTCTCCAACGCCTGCAAGCACGCCTTCACTCCCGGCCAGGCCGGACGACTGACCATCCGCATGGCCCTGGAAGACGGCCAGGCCGCCATCGAGGTGGCCGACGACGGCCGGGGGCCGGGGCCGGATTTCTCCCTGGAAACGGCCCAGACCATGGGCATGACCCTCGTGCGGGAACTCACCCGCCAGCTCGAAGGGACCATCCGCCGCCTGCCCGGGCCGGGCCTGCATCTGGCCGTGACCTTCCCGGTCGACCAGGCCAGCGCCAAGCCGGCCGCCTGA
- a CDS encoding response regulator encodes MNAAPAVLVLDDEELLRESLALYLETHGFAVLQAGSAEEALELLPDHPCRAAVVDIRLPGLTGLDFIARAHAAWPAMRFVVYTGSPGVRPGPELAAAGLGPDDIIAKPAAGLEILAAALRRVLGESGDAP; translated from the coding sequence GTGAACGCCGCCCCGGCTGTCCTTGTTCTCGACGACGAGGAACTGTTGCGCGAAAGCCTGGCTCTGTACCTGGAGACCCACGGCTTTGCCGTACTCCAGGCCGGCAGCGCCGAGGAGGCCCTGGAGCTGTTGCCGGATCATCCCTGCCGGGCGGCCGTGGTGGACATCCGCCTGCCGGGCCTGACCGGACTGGATTTCATCGCCCGGGCCCACGCCGCCTGGCCGGCCATGCGCTTTGTCGTCTACACGGGTTCGCCGGGCGTGCGGCCGGGGCCGGAGCTTGCGGCCGCCGGCCTTGGCCCGGACGACATCATCGCCAAGCCCGCCGCCGGCCTGGAAATCCTGGCCGCCGCCCTGCGCCGGGTCCTTGGCGAGAGCGGAGACGCGCCATGA
- a CDS encoding ATP-binding protein: MKAPARTTSGRLLNRSMATLLVAVALLAALPATLAILWTSFEARGRAEAEVTANLVTLTRSLAAVQETINRQALGMLETLRATRAVAQRDLPAANRLFTTVLADRPELSNVFLTDAGGRVIASGLPPFLGQDLSDRKYFRDAAASKRPGIGDFIFGRTTGKPILVYAIPLLDGNGDLAGVLGLSYFLDGYERFVAGLAMPPHVRVTLLDPSGRRMVAYPPSPVYPLGQPAFPPIWEHVRDAAADAVTFTSPRPTGQEALFSSLRLRQFPDAPPYLTIILSSARDEAFAEADLLLRRGLTLAVVAGLLALALARLAGRAAIGRGIESLDQAAAALAGGDLSARAAVDGGAAEVRRLGESFNAMADTIEIRQHELADAAKAMEKLRGQLSNILESMPSAIIGLDAAGRVTHLNAQAATLFGLPRETVIGREAALAVPFLAGHMDAMEDALRQRRSLLLECMPLRRGEDDRLMNMLFYPLVANGAEGVVIRLDDVTERERLRELMIQTEKMMSVGGLAAGMAHEINNPLGSILQAAQVVELQLDPALPANQEAARQLGLDLAVVRAYLEARKVLKFLAGIREAGLRAASIVSSMLEFSRQSDSRHVQADLRAMADKSLSLAESDYDLKKRYDFRHISIERDYPEEPVSVSCAPTEIEQVLLNLFKNAAHALAGVAQEGKVPTIAVRVRSLPEAGEIVVADNGPGMDEATRARVFEPFFTTKPAGEGTGLGLSVSYFIIVNNHGGSIRMDAEPGAGTRCTITLPRREPS; the protein is encoded by the coding sequence ATGAAGGCCCCTGCTCGCACGACGTCCGGCAGGCTTTTGAACCGGTCCATGGCCACCTTGCTGGTGGCCGTGGCGCTCTTGGCCGCCTTGCCGGCCACCCTGGCCATCCTCTGGACCAGCTTTGAGGCCCGGGGCCGGGCCGAGGCCGAGGTCACGGCCAATCTCGTGACCCTGACGCGCAGCCTGGCCGCCGTCCAGGAGACCATCAACCGCCAGGCCCTGGGGATGCTCGAAACCCTGCGCGCCACCAGGGCCGTGGCCCAGCGCGACCTGCCGGCCGCCAACAGGCTCTTCACCACCGTCCTGGCCGACCGGCCTGAACTATCCAACGTCTTTTTGACCGACGCCGGCGGCCGGGTCATCGCCTCGGGACTGCCGCCGTTTTTGGGCCAGGACCTGTCCGACCGCAAATATTTCCGCGACGCGGCCGCTTCCAAGCGACCGGGCATCGGCGATTTCATCTTCGGGCGCACCACGGGAAAGCCCATCCTCGTCTACGCCATCCCCTTGCTTGACGGCAATGGCGACCTTGCCGGCGTTCTGGGGCTGTCCTATTTCCTCGACGGCTACGAACGCTTCGTGGCCGGGCTGGCCATGCCGCCCCATGTCCGGGTGACCCTGCTCGATCCCTCGGGCCGGCGCATGGTGGCCTACCCGCCAAGCCCGGTTTATCCCCTGGGACAGCCGGCTTTCCCTCCGATCTGGGAGCATGTCCGCGACGCCGCTGCCGACGCCGTGACCTTCACAAGCCCCCGCCCGACCGGCCAGGAAGCCCTGTTCAGTTCCCTGCGCCTGCGGCAGTTCCCGGACGCGCCGCCCTACCTGACCATCATCCTGTCCAGCGCCCGCGACGAAGCCTTTGCCGAGGCCGATCTGCTCCTGCGCCGGGGCCTGACCCTGGCCGTGGTCGCCGGCCTGCTGGCCCTGGCCCTGGCCCGGCTGGCCGGACGGGCGGCCATCGGACGCGGCATCGAAAGCCTCGACCAGGCCGCCGCCGCCCTGGCCGGCGGCGACCTGTCCGCCCGGGCCGCCGTTGACGGCGGCGCGGCCGAGGTACGGCGATTGGGCGAGAGCTTCAACGCCATGGCCGACACCATCGAAATCCGCCAGCATGAGCTGGCCGACGCGGCCAAGGCCATGGAAAAGCTGCGCGGGCAACTCAGCAACATCCTGGAATCCATGCCCTCGGCCATCATCGGTCTGGACGCCGCCGGCCGCGTCACCCATTTAAACGCCCAGGCGGCGACCTTGTTCGGCCTGCCGCGCGAGACCGTCATCGGTCGGGAGGCCGCCCTGGCCGTGCCTTTCCTGGCCGGCCATATGGACGCCATGGAAGACGCCCTGCGCCAGCGCCGCAGCCTGCTGCTGGAATGCATGCCCCTGCGCCGGGGGGAAGACGACCGGCTCATGAACATGCTGTTCTATCCGCTGGTAGCCAACGGGGCCGAGGGCGTGGTCATCCGCCTGGACGACGTCACCGAGCGCGAGCGGCTGCGCGAACTCATGATCCAGACCGAGAAGATGATGAGCGTGGGCGGACTGGCCGCCGGCATGGCCCACGAGATCAACAATCCCCTGGGCAGCATCCTGCAGGCCGCCCAGGTGGTGGAACTCCAGCTCGACCCGGCCCTGCCGGCCAACCAGGAGGCGGCCCGCCAGCTCGGCCTGGACCTCGCCGTCGTGCGCGCCTACCTCGAAGCCCGCAAGGTGCTCAAATTCCTGGCCGGCATCCGCGAGGCCGGACTGCGCGCCGCCTCCATCGTATCCAGCATGTTGGAATTTTCCCGCCAAAGCGACTCGCGCCACGTCCAGGCCGATCTCCGGGCCATGGCCGACAAGAGCCTGAGCCTGGCCGAAAGCGATTATGACCTCAAGAAACGCTACGATTTCAGACATATCAGCATCGAACGCGACTATCCCGAGGAGCCGGTTTCGGTGTCCTGCGCGCCCACGGAAATCGAACAGGTGCTGCTGAACCTGTTTAAAAACGCCGCCCATGCCCTGGCCGGCGTGGCCCAGGAAGGCAAGGTCCCGACCATCGCCGTGCGGGTGCGGTCGCTGCCCGAGGCCGGGGAAATCGTGGTGGCCGACAACGGCCCGGGCATGGACGAGGCCACGCGCGCCCGGGTGTTCGAACCCTTTTTCACCACCAAGCCGGCCGGCGAAGGCACCGGCCTTGGCCTGTCGGTGTCCTATTTCATCATCGTCAACAACCACGGCGGCTCCATCCGCATGGACGCCGAGCCGGGAGCCGGGACGCGCTGCACCATCACCCTGCCCCGCCGGGAGCCGTCGTGA
- a CDS encoding TMEM165/GDT1 family protein: MDWKLFATTFATIFVAELGDKTQLACVLTAADSRNPWVVFAGSSLALVATSLLGVVFADFICNFVSPAIIKKVAAVAFVVMGTLIYFDKL, from the coding sequence ATGGACTGGAAACTGTTTGCGACGACGTTTGCCACGATTTTCGTGGCCGAGCTGGGTGACAAGACGCAGCTGGCCTGCGTGCTGACGGCGGCGGATTCGAGAAACCCCTGGGTGGTCTTTGCCGGATCGAGTCTGGCCCTGGTCGCCACCTCGCTTCTGGGCGTGGTCTTCGCCGATTTCATATGCAATTTCGTGTCCCCGGCCATCATCAAGAAGGTCGCGGCCGTGGCCTTCGTGGTCATGGGGACGCTTATATACTTCGACAAGCTGTAG
- a CDS encoding molybdopterin biosynthesis protein, which produces MRRNIYLRTIPIEEALTRVVERLDRERLVGVERVGAERATGRVTAEPVIARYSSPTYHSAAMDGIAVRAAETFAAREGSPVRLAPGQGFVFVNTGHPLPTGFDAVVMIENVVMDGEAACIEAPVAPFAHVRRIGEDIVATEMILPRHRRITPYDVGALLSCGAYDVSVYERIRIRVIPTGDEVMDFTSRPAPGPGQVVESNSMLLCALADEWGFVCERVPPVSDDPEALAEAVRAGLESDAHIVVTVAGSSAGSKDFARATMERFGEVLVHGVAAMPGKPSLLGVAEGGKLLVGAPGYPVSAVVCFERLLYPLACWLSRVEPRSKQTVTAHLARSVPSRIGMVDFVRLAVGKVGQRHVALPLSRGAGSISTLTKAQAVTQLPAAAEGLEAGAEVTAELLCDPGELARTLVCVGSHDNTLDLLADLLMRHTPAIRLASSHVGSMGGLIALRNDAAMVAGTHLFDPETNDYNFPFLAKYLPNLPVTVINLAVRQQGLIVAPGNPLGIAGVADLADGQVRYLNRQRGAGTRILFDYHLAQAGIDPSRVSGYGREEHTHMAVAVNVGTGAADCGLGVYAAAKALGLDFVPLARERYDLVVPTAYLGDPKIEAVLETVRGGEFAARVEALGGYETAWTGRIMEPGMGLPG; this is translated from the coding sequence ATGAGACGCAATATCTATCTGCGGACGATTCCCATTGAGGAGGCGCTCACGCGGGTTGTGGAGCGGCTGGATCGGGAGCGGCTTGTCGGCGTGGAGCGTGTCGGGGCCGAACGCGCAACCGGACGGGTCACGGCCGAGCCGGTCATTGCCCGCTATTCCTCGCCCACCTACCACAGCGCGGCCATGGACGGCATTGCCGTGCGCGCGGCCGAGACCTTTGCCGCCCGCGAAGGCTCGCCGGTGCGGCTCGCGCCGGGCCAGGGCTTTGTTTTCGTCAACACGGGCCATCCGCTGCCGACCGGGTTCGACGCGGTGGTGATGATCGAAAATGTGGTCATGGACGGCGAGGCGGCCTGCATCGAGGCTCCGGTGGCCCCTTTTGCCCATGTGCGGCGCATTGGCGAGGACATCGTGGCCACGGAGATGATCCTGCCGCGCCATCGCCGCATCACGCCTTACGACGTGGGCGCCCTGTTGTCCTGCGGCGCGTATGACGTGTCGGTCTACGAGCGCATCCGCATCCGGGTGATCCCCACCGGCGACGAGGTCATGGATTTCACCTCGCGCCCGGCTCCCGGGCCGGGCCAGGTGGTGGAGAGCAATTCCATGCTGCTGTGCGCCCTGGCCGACGAATGGGGCTTTGTCTGCGAGCGGGTGCCGCCGGTATCCGACGATCCCGAGGCCCTGGCCGAGGCGGTGCGGGCCGGCCTTGAATCCGACGCCCACATCGTGGTGACGGTGGCCGGCTCCTCGGCCGGCAGCAAGGATTTCGCCCGGGCCACCATGGAACGGTTCGGCGAAGTCCTGGTGCACGGCGTGGCGGCCATGCCGGGCAAGCCGTCGCTTCTGGGCGTGGCCGAAGGCGGCAAGCTGCTCGTCGGCGCGCCGGGCTATCCGGTCAGCGCCGTGGTCTGCTTCGAGCGGCTGCTGTATCCCCTGGCCTGCTGGCTGTCCCGGGTGGAGCCGCGCAGCAAGCAGACCGTCACGGCGCATCTCGCCCGCAGCGTGCCGTCGCGCATCGGCATGGTGGATTTCGTGCGTCTGGCCGTGGGCAAGGTCGGGCAGCGCCATGTGGCCCTGCCGCTGTCGCGCGGGGCGGGCAGCATTTCCACCCTGACCAAGGCCCAAGCCGTGACGCAGCTGCCGGCCGCGGCCGAAGGGCTGGAAGCCGGGGCCGAGGTCACGGCCGAGCTGCTCTGCGATCCAGGCGAGCTTGCCCGCACGCTCGTGTGCGTTGGCAGCCACGACAACACGCTGGATCTCTTGGCCGACCTGCTCATGCGCCACACCCCGGCCATCCGGCTGGCGTCGAGCCATGTGGGCAGCATGGGCGGACTGATCGCCCTGCGCAACGACGCGGCCATGGTGGCCGGCACGCACCTGTTTGATCCCGAGACCAACGACTACAATTTCCCGTTCCTGGCCAAGTACCTGCCCAATCTTCCCGTGACGGTGATCAACCTGGCCGTACGCCAGCAGGGGCTCATCGTGGCCCCGGGCAATCCGCTGGGCATTGCCGGCGTGGCCGATCTGGCCGACGGCCAGGTGCGGTACTTGAACCGCCAGCGCGGGGCCGGCACGCGCATTCTCTTCGACTACCATCTGGCCCAGGCCGGCATTGATCCGTCACGGGTGTCGGGCTATGGCCGCGAGGAGCACACCCACATGGCGGTTGCCGTCAACGTGGGCACGGGCGCGGCCGACTGCGGCCTGGGCGTCTATGCGGCGGCCAAGGCCCTGGGGCTGGATTTCGTGCCCCTGGCCCGGGAGCGCTACGATCTGGTGGTGCCCACGGCCTATCTGGGCGACCCCAAGATCGAGGCGGTGCTGGAGACGGTTCGCGGCGGGGAGTTCGCTGCCCGGGTGGAGGCCCTTGGCGGCTACGAGACGGCCTGGACCGGCCGGATCATGGAGCCGGGCATGGGGCTGCCGGGCTAG
- a CDS encoding carbon-nitrogen hydrolase, translating to MAAPFTIGLIQMAPASTVAASLEKAAERIEAAAKAGAQVVCLPELFATPYFCRNQDHDAFDLAEPIPGPTTNAMAEAAKAHKVVVVTPLYERRGPGCYQNSLAVLGPDGDHLGVYRKMHIPHDPGFEEKFYFAPGDLGFKTFQTPFGPIGTLICWDQWFPEAARATALLGASVIFYPTAIGWHPSEKAEYGERQRDSWITIQRSHAIANGLYVAAVNRVGIEGSGEGYGETLEFWGSSFVADPSGQIIAQAGIVTEDILLAEINPQTIETTRRHWPFLRDRRIDAYGGLGKLFGE from the coding sequence ATGGCCGCGCCCTTCACCATCGGCCTTATCCAGATGGCCCCGGCTTCCACCGTGGCCGCTTCCCTCGAAAAAGCCGCCGAGCGCATCGAGGCGGCGGCCAAGGCCGGCGCGCAGGTCGTCTGCCTGCCCGAACTCTTTGCCACGCCGTATTTTTGCCGCAACCAGGACCACGACGCCTTTGATCTGGCCGAACCCATCCCCGGCCCGACCACAAACGCCATGGCCGAGGCGGCCAAGGCCCACAAGGTGGTCGTGGTGACCCCGCTCTACGAACGGCGCGGCCCGGGCTGCTACCAGAATTCCCTGGCCGTGCTCGGCCCGGACGGCGACCACCTCGGCGTTTACCGCAAAATGCACATCCCCCACGATCCGGGCTTCGAGGAGAAGTTCTACTTCGCCCCCGGCGACCTGGGATTTAAGACCTTCCAAACGCCCTTTGGCCCCATCGGCACGCTGATCTGCTGGGACCAGTGGTTTCCCGAGGCGGCCCGGGCCACGGCGCTTCTTGGCGCCTCGGTCATCTTCTACCCCACGGCCATCGGCTGGCACCCGTCGGAAAAGGCCGAATACGGCGAGCGCCAGCGCGACAGCTGGATCACCATCCAGCGCAGCCACGCCATCGCCAACGGGCTGTACGTGGCCGCCGTCAACAGGGTCGGCATCGAAGGCTCGGGCGAAGGCTACGGCGAAACTCTGGAATTCTGGGGCTCGTCCTTTGTTGCCGATCCCTCGGGGCAAATTATCGCCCAGGCCGGCATCGTCACCGAAGACATCCTGCTGGCCGAAATCAACCCCCAAACCATCGAAACCACCCGCCGCCACTGGCCGTTTCTGCGCGACCGCCGCATCGACGCCTACGGCGGCCTGGGCAAGTTGTTCGGCGAATAG
- a CDS encoding LysE family transporter, with protein sequence MADIASAALAGAAMGLSAGFAPGPLLSLVLSQTLAHGPREGVKVALAPILTDTPIILATWLLLSRLTGTPAVLGLVALAGAALLCRYAYDCFQAPPPDAGDPAKAPRSVLRGVAANFSNPHPYLFWATVGVPYLLETARSGPAGPIAYLTAFYVCIVGAKAAAAGLAGRFRRFLSSRGYRLLMAGLGASLLYFAWGFAGQGLSLLGLAG encoded by the coding sequence ATGGCCGACATCGCAAGCGCCGCCCTGGCCGGGGCGGCCATGGGGCTTTCCGCCGGCTTCGCCCCGGGGCCTTTGCTCTCCCTGGTGCTGTCCCAGACCCTGGCCCATGGCCCCCGCGAGGGCGTCAAGGTGGCCCTGGCTCCCATCCTCACCGACACGCCCATTATCCTGGCCACCTGGCTGCTGCTCTCGCGCCTCACAGGTACGCCGGCCGTCCTTGGCCTCGTCGCCCTGGCCGGGGCGGCGCTGCTGTGCCGCTACGCCTACGACTGCTTCCAGGCCCCGCCTCCGGACGCCGGCGACCCGGCCAAGGCCCCGCGCTCGGTGCTGCGCGGCGTGGCCGCCAACTTTTCCAATCCCCACCCCTACCTGTTCTGGGCCACCGTGGGCGTGCCCTACCTCCTGGAAACGGCCCGCTCCGGCCCGGCCGGCCCCATCGCTTACCTGACCGCCTTCTACGTCTGCATCGTCGGGGCCAAGGCGGCGGCGGCCGGGCTGGCCGGACGCTTCCGGCGGTTCTTGTCCAGCCGCGGCTACCGGCTGCTCATGGCCGGGCTTGGGGCCTCGCTGCTCTACTTTGCCTGGGGATTCGCCGGGCAGGGACTCTCCCTGCTGGGCCTGGCCGGCTAA
- a CDS encoding glucokinase produces the protein MADAAVPAVRHLLAADIGGTSSRFGHFELASDGGLTLVSQARLSTQAAASFDDLLAALPAAGFDLAPAQAAAAVFAVPGAVVGRRVRFANIAWELDLDALEAGHGLKKSACVNDFLAQAHGCRLLGDTAEVVLPGDMNPGKVQAVIGAGTGLGHACLAPLPGGGVLALASEAGQTAMPFVCPEETAFAAYLFEATGEGYVRRDTVVTGSGLAHLHRFLTGDDLSPGEVGRLLTPDSPTTAWFARFYGRAVRDYALTVVAAGGVYLSGGVAAKNPLLVRHPEFAREFYASPTYGDFLRTVAVRLVRDEDVGLYGAAAMARDLLQA, from the coding sequence ATGGCCGACGCCGCCGTCCCCGCCGTCCGGCATCTGCTGGCCGCCGACATCGGCGGCACCTCCAGCCGTTTCGGCCATTTTGAGCTGGCTTCGGACGGCGGATTGACCCTTGTTTCCCAGGCTCGCCTGTCCACCCAGGCGGCGGCGTCCTTTGACGACCTTCTGGCCGCCTTGCCGGCGGCCGGCTTTGATCTCGCCCCGGCCCAGGCGGCGGCGGCCGTTTTCGCCGTGCCCGGGGCGGTGGTGGGACGCCGGGTGCGGTTCGCCAACATCGCCTGGGAGCTGGACCTCGACGCCCTTGAAGCCGGGCATGGCCTGAAAAAAAGCGCCTGCGTCAACGATTTCCTGGCCCAGGCCCACGGCTGCCGGCTGCTTGGCGACACGGCCGAAGTGGTGCTGCCCGGCGACATGAACCCGGGGAAGGTCCAGGCCGTAATCGGGGCCGGCACCGGCCTTGGTCATGCCTGTCTGGCCCCGCTGCCCGGCGGCGGCGTGCTGGCCCTGGCTTCCGAGGCCGGCCAGACGGCCATGCCCTTTGTCTGCCCCGAGGAAACCGCCTTTGCCGCCTATCTTTTCGAGGCCACCGGAGAGGGCTACGTCCGCCGCGACACCGTGGTGACGGGCTCGGGGCTGGCCCATCTGCACCGCTTCCTGACCGGCGACGACCTTTCCCCGGGCGAGGTCGGGCGGCTTCTCACCCCGGACAGCCCGACGACGGCCTGGTTCGCCCGTTTCTACGGCCGGGCCGTGCGCGACTACGCCCTGACCGTGGTGGCTGCCGGCGGCGTCTACTTAAGTGGCGGCGTGGCCGCCAAAAATCCCCTGCTGGTGCGGCATCCCGAATTCGCCCGGGAGTTTTACGCCTCCCCCACGTACGGCGATTTTTTGCGCACCGTGGCCGTGCGGCTGGTGCGCGACGAGGACGTGGGCCTTTACGGGGCCGCCGCCATGGCGCGTGATCTGCTCCAAGCCTGA